Proteins encoded within one genomic window of Bradyrhizobium sp. 186:
- a CDS encoding Mpo1-like protein: MPALIFWLVLDFALGFAILGAAIALLEVADVILNHFTTAGMWSLTAILMVTGAALLTIDHLVFERRRPAMIDNPADLLVGPMFVAAKLVVALGFRHDLGILVGKPRQVSSR; encoded by the coding sequence GTGCCGGCGCTGATCTTTTGGCTCGTGCTCGACTTCGCGCTTGGTTTTGCTATTCTTGGCGCGGCGATCGCATTGCTTGAGGTTGCGGACGTGATCCTAAACCATTTTACGACCGCCGGGATGTGGTCGCTTACTGCCATCCTGATGGTCACCGGCGCTGCATTGCTGACCATTGATCACTTGGTGTTCGAGCGCCGGCGGCCCGCGATGATCGACAATCCTGCCGATCTGTTGGTCGGACCGATGTTCGTCGCAGCGAAGTTGGTTGTCGCGCTCGGATTTCGGCACGATCTCGGCATCCTCGTCGGGAAGCCTCGCCAGGTATCTTCCCGGTAA
- a CDS encoding type II toxin-antitoxin system VapC family toxin, which produces MTRYLLDTNIISNVIKPEPSASLLAWMGAQKDDDLFIASLTVAEIRRGILEKPKGKKRSSLETWFAGSEGPQVLFAGRVLSFDEKAALVWARLMANGKAKGRSRSALDTIIAAVAEANECVVVTDNEKDFEDVQIINPLRSSGSQVGR; this is translated from the coding sequence GTGACGCGCTACCTCCTTGATACCAATATCATCAGCAACGTCATAAAGCCGGAGCCGTCGGCCTCGCTGCTGGCTTGGATGGGGGCTCAGAAAGACGACGACCTCTTCATTGCTTCGCTTACCGTCGCCGAAATCCGCCGAGGCATCTTAGAGAAACCGAAGGGCAAGAAGCGCAGCAGCCTTGAAACGTGGTTCGCCGGCTCCGAAGGTCCGCAAGTGCTGTTCGCTGGCCGCGTCCTATCGTTCGACGAGAAAGCTGCCCTCGTGTGGGCGCGGCTGATGGCCAACGGCAAAGCTAAAGGCCGTTCGCGAAGCGCGTTAGACACAATCATTGCTGCTGTAGCCGAAGCCAACGAGTGCGTCGTCGTGACCGACAATGAAAAGGACTTCGAGGACGTTCAGATCATCAACCCGCTCCGTAGCTCGGGGAGCCAGGTAGGCAGGTGA